One window of Gilliamella sp. B3022 genomic DNA carries:
- a CDS encoding UPF0149 family protein produces the protein MTETINYDEFNRQLVQCKLGITAAELHGFIVGILAGGNHDESWRPLVEDMLNNGQTIVAPLNEQITKLYQLTKQQLLDEDFEFQLFISEKDLYAQIDDLVGWVNHFLLGIGLVQPKINRIKGDVGEAIYDLRQIVKLGYDEQEDQQELEFAFEEIKEYVRITSMLCFDEFNETEITPTIH, from the coding sequence ATGACGGAAACTATTAATTATGACGAATTTAATCGTCAATTAGTCCAATGTAAATTAGGGATCACTGCTGCTGAGTTACATGGTTTTATCGTAGGTATTTTAGCTGGAGGAAACCATGATGAGAGCTGGCGTCCTTTAGTTGAAGATATGTTAAATAATGGTCAAACTATTGTTGCACCTTTGAATGAACAAATTACCAAACTTTATCAGTTAACTAAGCAACAACTTTTGGATGAAGATTTTGAATTTCAATTATTTATCAGTGAAAAAGATTTGTACGCACAAATTGATGATTTAGTTGGTTGGGTAAATCATTTTTTGCTTGGTATAGGGTTAGTACAACCCAAAATTAATCGAATCAAAGGAGATGTAGGAGAAGCGATATATGATCTACGTCAAATTGTTAAATTGGGCTATGATGAACAAGAAGATCAACAAGAGCTTGAGTTTGCGTTTGAAGAAATCAAAGAATATGTGCGTATAACATCAATGTTATGTTTTGATGAATTCAATGAAACTGAAATAACACCAACAATTCATTAA
- the pepP gene encoding Xaa-Pro aminopeptidase, protein MKKDIKTEMILRREKLLAKMMPNSVALFFAAPEVTRSNDTHYPYRQNSDFWYFTFFAEPEAVLAVIKQQDNTARYVLFNRKKDPLAETWTGYRLGQQAALKTVLVDESYLFDEIDAILPNLLNGKIAIYHADQLYQYADQIVNQAQVTLRQGMRLNLVAPSSIIDWRPIVHEMRMFKSDFEMQLLRKACKISAKAHVKAMQICKPSMFEYQLEAEIHHEFAWHGARFPSYNTIIGSGNNGCILHYDNNNKQLKDGDMVLIDAGCEYQYYAGDITRTFPINGKFSQAQREIYDIVLASQYQAIHLLKPGTSIKNVNDKVIRTMVIGLVKLGIMQGDIDNLIANKAYMEFYMHGLGHWLGIDVHDVGSGRDQILEPGMVLTVEPGLYINKDANVPDHYKGIGIRIEDNILITESGNEVLTADVPKEPKQIEKLMLNHL, encoded by the coding sequence ATGAAAAAAGATATTAAAACAGAAATGATTTTGCGTCGTGAAAAATTGCTTGCGAAAATGATGCCTAATAGTGTAGCTCTTTTTTTTGCTGCTCCTGAAGTAACACGCAGCAATGATACTCATTATCCATATCGACAAAATAGTGATTTTTGGTATTTTACCTTCTTTGCTGAGCCAGAGGCAGTGTTGGCAGTGATTAAACAACAAGATAATACTGCTCGGTATGTGTTATTCAATCGAAAAAAAGATCCTTTGGCAGAGACATGGACAGGATATCGTTTAGGTCAGCAAGCTGCATTGAAAACGGTTTTAGTTGATGAATCTTATCTTTTTGATGAAATTGATGCCATATTACCCAATTTATTAAATGGTAAAATCGCAATTTATCATGCTGATCAACTTTATCAGTATGCTGATCAAATTGTCAACCAAGCACAGGTTACTTTAAGACAAGGGATGAGATTAAATTTAGTTGCACCAAGCTCAATCATTGATTGGCGACCAATAGTTCATGAGATGCGGATGTTTAAGTCGGATTTTGAGATGCAACTATTACGTAAGGCATGTAAAATTAGTGCTAAAGCGCACGTTAAAGCGATGCAAATATGTAAGCCTTCTATGTTTGAATATCAATTGGAAGCAGAAATTCACCATGAATTTGCTTGGCATGGTGCGCGCTTCCCATCTTACAACACCATTATAGGTAGTGGTAATAATGGTTGTATTTTGCATTATGATAATAACAATAAGCAATTAAAAGACGGTGATATGGTCTTGATTGATGCGGGTTGTGAATATCAATACTACGCAGGAGATATTACTCGAACATTTCCAATTAATGGCAAATTTAGCCAAGCACAGCGTGAAATTTATGATATTGTTTTGGCTTCTCAATATCAAGCAATTCATCTTCTTAAACCTGGTACATCCATTAAAAATGTTAATGACAAAGTCATACGAACAATGGTAATAGGTTTAGTCAAATTAGGTATTATGCAAGGTGATATAGACAATTTAATTGCCAACAAAGCTTATATGGAATTTTATATGCATGGTTTAGGGCACTGGCTTGGAATTGATGTTCATGATGTTGGTAGTGGAAGGGATCAAATTCTTGAACCTGGAATGGTATTAACTGTCGAACCTGGACTGTATATTAATAAAGATGCCAATGTACCAGATCATTATAAAGGTATTGGCATTCGTATTGAAGATAATATTTTAATTACCGAATCTGGTAATGAAGTTTTAACCGCGGATGTTCCCAAAGAACCTAAACAAATTGAAAAATTGATGTTAAATCATTTATAA
- a CDS encoding TonB family protein — MKINFDIDISDEKIPQSIAKKKRRGDCLYASFSMLSHFCLLALLFCPTLFAENIIVDEGDNSIKAIMVDLSLAAPKQSLIENTPDIQGIQDSDIIDNKPIEETPIIEHEIEVEKPEPISEKRPDKPTVITEKDIIVKQKDKVKKKHRPMQKASRQQVRQEVITENISNTSVAPQISDSRQYSGNPSPISRNQPEYPRRALDMRLEGYVIVLFDINSNGRIENIRIIETKPNNIFNRSVISAMKMWKYQPIAAKDQKIKIIFNRDKSISLD, encoded by the coding sequence ATGAAAATTAATTTTGATATAGATATCAGTGATGAAAAGATCCCTCAATCCATTGCTAAAAAAAAGCGAAGAGGTGATTGTTTATATGCATCTTTTTCTATGTTGTCACATTTTTGTTTACTTGCTTTATTATTTTGTCCTACGCTTTTTGCAGAAAATATTATTGTAGATGAGGGTGATAATTCAATTAAAGCTATCATGGTTGATCTTTCTCTGGCTGCGCCAAAACAATCATTAATTGAAAATACGCCTGATATTCAAGGCATTCAAGATAGTGATATTATTGATAACAAACCAATTGAAGAGACACCAATTATTGAACACGAAATAGAAGTAGAAAAACCTGAACCTATCTCAGAAAAAAGACCTGACAAACCCACCGTAATAACTGAAAAAGATATTATTGTAAAACAGAAAGATAAGGTTAAGAAAAAACATCGTCCGATGCAAAAAGCATCACGTCAACAAGTTAGGCAAGAAGTCATTACTGAAAATATCTCAAATACTTCTGTTGCTCCCCAAATATCTGATAGTCGTCAATACTCGGGTAATCCTTCACCAATTAGTCGCAACCAACCTGAATATCCACGCCGAGCACTTGATATGCGATTGGAAGGTTATGTGATAGTACTGTTTGATATAAACAGTAATGGGCGTATTGAAAATATTCGGATTATAGAAACAAAACCCAATAATATTTTTAATCGATCAGTGATTAGTGCAATGAAAATGTGGAAATACCAACCTATTGCAGCGAAAGATCAAAAAATAAAAATTATTTTTAATCGGGATAAATCCATCAGTTTAGACTAG
- the ispB gene encoding octaprenyl diphosphate synthase: MNNPSMNQILDLVKDDLVKVNQAIQAELSSDVALINQLGNYIISSGGKRIRPVIALLIAKALNYQGDKHIITAAFIEFIHTATLLHDDVVDESDLRRGKSTANALFGNAASVLVGDYIYTRSFQMMVRTESFKVLTIMSAATNVIAEGEVQQLINCNDPDITEEQYLEVIYRKTARLFEATSHSAAVLAGANEQQEFALQEYGKYLGTAFQIIDDLLDYNADNNQKLGKNLGDDLNEGKPTLPLLHAMHNTKKSEDAALIRRAIEQGNGRHLLDRILHIMDECGSFDFTFQTAQTEARKAYDAIAILPDSPYKQALQDLALLSVKREN; encoded by the coding sequence ATGAATAATCCATCAATGAATCAAATACTTGATCTGGTAAAAGATGATTTAGTTAAAGTAAATCAAGCCATACAAGCTGAACTCAGTTCAGATGTGGCTTTGATTAACCAGTTGGGCAATTATATTATTAGCAGTGGGGGAAAGCGTATTCGTCCGGTTATTGCTTTATTAATTGCTAAAGCGCTTAATTATCAAGGTGACAAGCATATTATTACTGCTGCTTTTATTGAATTTATTCATACCGCTACCTTATTGCATGATGATGTGGTAGACGAATCTGATTTAAGACGTGGTAAATCGACTGCAAATGCTTTGTTTGGCAATGCTGCTAGCGTATTAGTGGGTGATTATATTTATACTCGTTCTTTTCAAATGATGGTTCGTACAGAATCGTTTAAGGTTTTGACGATCATGTCGGCAGCAACCAATGTTATTGCTGAAGGAGAAGTACAGCAATTAATTAATTGTAATGATCCTGATATTACTGAAGAACAATATTTAGAAGTTATTTATCGTAAAACAGCACGCCTATTTGAAGCAACTTCGCATTCTGCTGCGGTGTTAGCTGGTGCAAATGAACAACAGGAGTTTGCCCTACAAGAATATGGTAAATATTTAGGTACAGCCTTTCAAATTATTGATGACCTATTGGATTATAATGCTGATAATAATCAAAAATTAGGAAAAAATTTAGGAGATGACCTTAATGAAGGCAAGCCAACATTACCGCTCCTGCACGCTATGCATAACACTAAAAAATCTGAGGATGCCGCATTGATTCGTCGAGCTATAGAACAAGGTAATGGTCGGCATTTATTGGATCGCATTTTACACATTATGGATGAATGTGGTTCGTTTGATTTTACTTTTCAAACTGCTCAAACAGAAGCTCGTAAAGCATACGATGCTATTGCTATTTTGCCTGATTCACCTTATAAACAAGCTTTACAAGATTTAGCCTTATTATCAGTAAAAAGGGAAAATTAA
- a CDS encoding EamA family transporter, with the protein MFKRSWPVFLIFVSMISIQGSASIAKYLFPVLGPEGMTAWRLCFSAIILIIIFKPWRKSIPKQALKFIFLYGISIGCMNLAFYSAIARVPLGIAVAIELTGPIMVAMCSSRQLFDFIWLGIAVIGLAMLLPIHQVSGSLDPLGIVFALLAGSFWACYILFGRKAGAIYGSSSVAIGSVIASFFLFPIGVWQSGSAMFSLDLLPLVFIVSLLASAIPYGLDMVALPKLPAKTFSTLMSLSPVFAALSGLIVLNEQLSGYQWLAIAFIIVSSIGTVLTMNRPIKIKSIKSGH; encoded by the coding sequence ATGTTTAAAAGATCTTGGCCTGTTTTTTTGATTTTTGTTTCGATGATCTCCATTCAAGGTAGTGCATCAATTGCCAAATATCTTTTCCCCGTATTAGGACCTGAAGGTATGACCGCTTGGCGATTGTGTTTTTCGGCTATAATTTTAATCATTATTTTTAAACCATGGCGAAAATCAATACCTAAACAGGCATTAAAATTCATATTTTTATACGGTATTTCAATTGGTTGTATGAATTTGGCTTTTTATAGTGCTATCGCTAGGGTTCCTTTAGGTATTGCTGTTGCCATTGAATTGACCGGTCCAATAATGGTGGCGATGTGTTCATCGCGCCAACTGTTTGATTTTATTTGGCTAGGTATTGCTGTCATTGGTTTGGCTATGTTATTGCCTATTCATCAAGTATCAGGGAGTTTAGATCCGTTGGGTATTGTATTTGCTTTGTTGGCAGGCAGTTTTTGGGCATGCTATATTTTATTTGGTCGTAAAGCAGGCGCTATTTATGGATCTTCAAGTGTCGCTATTGGGTCGGTAATTGCTTCGTTCTTCTTATTTCCTATTGGTGTATGGCAAAGTGGTAGTGCTATGTTTTCGTTAGATTTACTACCTCTGGTATTTATCGTTTCGTTATTAGCATCGGCTATTCCTTATGGATTAGATATGGTTGCTCTTCCAAAATTGCCAGCTAAAACGTTTAGTACTTTAATGAGTTTATCGCCTGTATTTGCTGCACTTTCAGGTTTAATTGTGTTGAATGAACAATTATCAGGGTATCAGTGGTTAGCCATCGCGTTTATTATTGTTTCATCGATAGGAACTGTATTAACGATGAATCGTCCGATAAAGATTAAATCGATTAAGTCCGGTCACTAA
- the ffh gene encoding signal recognition particle protein, with amino-acid sequence MFENLTDRLSQTFRNISGRGRLSEDNIKEALRDVRMALLEADVALPVVREFINQVKEKAVGLDVNKSLTPGQEFIKIVQAELTTAMGEVNSSLNLATQPPAVILMAGLQGAGKTTSVAKLAKFLKEKQKKKVLVVSADVYRPAAIKQLETLAKAINVEFFPSDINEKPINIVNKAISHAKLQFFDVLIVDTAGRLHIDNDMMDEIKALHQAINPIETLFVVDAMTGQDAANTAKAFNDALPLTGIILTKIDGDARGGAALSIRKITGKSIKFLGMGEKTDALEPFYPDRIASRILGMGDVISLIEELQSNVDREKAEKIAKKLKKGDKFDFNDFQDQLKQMRNMGGMGAMLAKLPGIGQLPDHIKAQMDDKITIKMEAIIGSMTLKERANPEIIKGSRKRRIAMGSGTQVQDVNKLLKQFDDMQRMMKKMKGGGMMKMMRQMKGLMGGGMGFPPR; translated from the coding sequence ATGTTTGAGAATTTAACCGACCGTTTATCGCAGACATTTCGCAATATCAGTGGTCGAGGACGACTGTCTGAAGATAATATTAAAGAAGCACTGCGTGATGTACGAATGGCTCTACTTGAAGCCGATGTTGCGTTACCTGTTGTTCGTGAATTTATTAATCAAGTTAAAGAAAAGGCTGTAGGTTTAGATGTCAATAAAAGCCTAACACCAGGCCAAGAGTTTATTAAAATTGTTCAAGCTGAATTGACCACAGCAATGGGAGAAGTCAACAGTTCACTTAACCTTGCAACACAGCCACCAGCAGTAATTTTAATGGCTGGTTTACAAGGTGCAGGTAAAACCACCAGTGTTGCCAAACTGGCCAAATTCTTAAAGGAAAAACAGAAGAAAAAAGTACTGGTTGTATCAGCCGATGTTTATCGACCAGCGGCAATTAAACAGTTAGAAACACTTGCTAAAGCCATTAATGTAGAATTTTTTCCATCCGATATTAATGAAAAACCAATTAATATTGTAAATAAAGCCATTTCACATGCTAAATTGCAATTTTTTGATGTACTTATTGTCGATACCGCAGGTCGTTTACATATCGATAATGACATGATGGACGAAATCAAGGCTCTTCATCAAGCTATAAACCCAATTGAAACCCTATTTGTTGTAGATGCTATGACGGGTCAAGATGCGGCCAATACTGCGAAAGCATTTAATGATGCATTACCGCTTACTGGTATAATTTTAACTAAAATTGATGGTGATGCTCGTGGTGGTGCTGCACTTTCTATTCGCAAGATTACTGGCAAATCAATTAAATTTTTAGGAATGGGTGAGAAGACTGATGCTTTAGAACCATTCTATCCTGATCGTATTGCTTCTCGTATTTTAGGTATGGGTGATGTGATTTCGTTAATTGAGGAATTACAGAGTAATGTCGATCGTGAGAAAGCAGAAAAAATCGCCAAAAAATTAAAAAAAGGAGATAAATTCGATTTTAATGATTTTCAAGATCAGCTTAAACAGATGCGCAATATGGGTGGTATGGGCGCAATGCTGGCAAAATTACCTGGTATTGGTCAACTGCCTGATCATATCAAAGCACAAATGGATGATAAAATAACTATCAAAATGGAAGCAATTATCGGCTCAATGACACTCAAAGAGCGCGCAAATCCAGAAATCATTAAAGGTTCACGCAAGCGTCGAATTGCGATGGGATCAGGAACCCAAGTGCAAGATGTGAATAAACTCTTAAAACAGTTTGACGATATGCAAAGAATGATGAAAAAAATGAAAGGTGGTGGCATGATGAAGATGATGCGCCAAATGAAAGGTTTAATGGGTGGCGGAATGGGATTCCCTCCTCGTTAA
- a CDS encoding Rid family detoxifying hydrolase — MAKVIQTENAPAAIGPYVQAVDLGNMLFVSGQIPIIPESGEMSTCVKEQAKQSLANVKAIITSAGYQVSNIVKTTIFLADMNDFAAVNAVYEAFFIENNAGFTARSCVQVARIPKDAKVEIEVVAAK; from the coding sequence ATGGCGAAAGTGATTCAAACCGAAAACGCCCCAGCAGCAATCGGCCCTTATGTTCAGGCAGTCGATTTAGGCAATATGCTATTTGTGTCAGGACAAATTCCCATAATCCCTGAAAGTGGCGAAATGTCAACTTGCGTTAAAGAGCAAGCAAAGCAAAGTTTAGCTAATGTTAAAGCAATCATCACATCGGCCGGTTATCAAGTAAGTAATATAGTAAAAACAACCATTTTTTTAGCTGATATGAATGATTTCGCCGCTGTTAATGCGGTATATGAAGCATTTTTTATAGAAAATAATGCTGGATTCACCGCACGTTCTTGTGTACAAGTTGCTCGTATTCCTAAAGATGCAAAAGTTGAAATAGAAGTCGTTGCTGCTAAATAG
- a CDS encoding amino acid aminotransferase, with amino-acid sequence MFEKVESYAGDPILSLVAEFNNDHRESKTNLSIGYYYDENSVVPQLECIKNARDYIYHNQKGAQLYLPMSGLSSYCQAIQSLLFGEEHSAYKDKRIATIQTLGGSGALKIGADFLYRYFPNSQVWVSDPTWENHIAIFSGAGFKVNTYPYFDSQTCGVKFDAMLETLEQLPARSIVLLHPCCHNPTGADLTQRQWDKIIAVLKNRDLIPFMDIAYQGFGESIESDSYAIKKAAEVGLCGFISNSFSKTFSLYGERVGGLSVLCENHEVASHVLGQLQATVRRNYSSPSAYGAQLVSYVLNDPDLKANWFKEVESMRNRIVAMRSTLVNLLKKQVPDRNFDYLVKQRGMFSYTGFSKQQVTQLKDNFAVYLVGSGRMCVAGLNHHNIHRVAEAFATLK; translated from the coding sequence ATGTTTGAAAAAGTAGAGTCCTATGCTGGGGATCCAATTTTATCATTAGTCGCTGAATTTAATAATGATCATCGTGAAAGTAAAACTAATTTAAGTATTGGTTATTATTATGATGAAAATAGTGTAGTACCTCAATTAGAGTGTATCAAAAATGCTCGTGATTATATTTATCACAATCAAAAAGGTGCGCAACTCTATTTACCGATGAGCGGTTTATCCTCTTATTGCCAAGCAATTCAGTCATTACTATTTGGTGAAGAACATTCAGCCTATAAAGATAAACGTATTGCAACGATACAAACATTGGGTGGGTCAGGCGCACTAAAAATAGGCGCTGATTTTTTATATCGTTACTTCCCTAATTCACAAGTTTGGGTTAGCGATCCAACATGGGAAAATCATATCGCTATTTTTAGTGGTGCTGGTTTTAAAGTAAATACCTATCCCTATTTTGATTCACAAACATGTGGAGTCAAATTCGATGCAATGCTTGAGACATTAGAACAATTGCCAGCTAGAAGCATTGTATTACTTCATCCTTGTTGTCATAATCCTACTGGGGCTGATTTAACACAGAGACAGTGGGATAAAATAATTGCAGTATTGAAAAATCGTGATCTCATTCCATTTATGGATATTGCTTATCAAGGATTTGGCGAAAGTATTGAAAGTGACAGTTACGCAATTAAAAAAGCTGCGGAAGTTGGTCTTTGTGGTTTTATAAGTAACTCGTTTTCGAAAACTTTTTCACTTTATGGTGAACGTGTTGGGGGGTTATCTGTGTTATGTGAAAATCATGAAGTAGCGAGTCATGTATTAGGGCAACTTCAGGCAACTGTCCGTCGAAACTATTCTAGCCCATCGGCTTACGGTGCCCAATTAGTCAGTTACGTGTTAAATGATCCCGATTTGAAAGCAAATTGGTTCAAGGAAGTCGAATCAATGCGAAATCGTATTGTGGCGATGCGTTCTACATTAGTTAACTTGTTAAAAAAACAAGTTCCAGATAGAAATTTCGATTATTTAGTAAAACAGCGTGGGATGTTTAGTTATACTGGTTTTAGTAAACAACAAGTCACACAATTAAAAGATAATTTTGCTGTTTATTTGGTGGGCAGTGGAAGAATGTGTGTGGCGGGTCTAAATCACCATAATATTCATCGTGTGGCGGAAGCATTTGCTACATTAAAATAA
- a CDS encoding entericidin A/B family lipoprotein, producing the protein MLRNMLMLVFGIAMTTLIVGCNTVNGVGKDVQSGGKTISKTAEKVSDKL; encoded by the coding sequence ATGTTACGTAATATGTTAATGCTAGTCTTCGGTATTGCAATGACAACTCTCATTGTTGGATGTAATACAGTTAATGGTGTAGGTAAAGATGTCCAATCTGGTGGTAAGACTATATCAAAAACAGCAGAAAAAGTTAGTGATAAATTATAA
- the galU gene encoding UTP--glucose-1-phosphate uridylyltransferase GalU yields the protein MSLSFESTLNGNVKKAVIPVAGLGTRMLPATKAIPKEMLPVVDKPLIQYVVKECIAAGITEIIFVTHSSKNSIENHFDTSFELEAMLEARVKRQLLQEVQSILPKHVTITSVRQGLAKGLGHAVLCAYPLVGDEPFAVVLPDVIIDEYESDLTKDNLAAMINNYHETKHSQIMVEPVPKELVSSYGIVDCHGQELSAGDVRQMYSVVEKPSVEEAPSNQSVVGRYVLSEKIWPLLAKTPLGTGGEIQLTDAIAMLLEEDPVDAYCIKGRSHDCGNKLGYVQTFVQYAMRHKSLGNDVTAWLKTI from the coding sequence ATGTCATTAAGTTTTGAATCAACTTTGAATGGAAACGTCAAGAAAGCCGTTATCCCCGTTGCCGGTCTTGGTACGCGAATGTTACCTGCTACTAAAGCCATTCCTAAGGAAATGTTACCAGTGGTTGATAAACCACTTATTCAGTATGTAGTAAAAGAGTGTATTGCAGCAGGCATTACTGAGATCATTTTTGTTACCCACTCATCAAAAAATTCCATTGAAAACCACTTTGATACCAGTTTTGAATTAGAAGCAATGTTAGAAGCGCGCGTTAAACGTCAGCTGTTACAAGAAGTACAAAGTATTTTACCTAAACATGTTACAATAACCAGCGTCCGTCAAGGTTTAGCCAAAGGGCTTGGTCATGCCGTATTATGTGCTTATCCTTTGGTTGGCGATGAACCTTTTGCGGTCGTGCTACCAGATGTAATTATTGATGAGTATGAAAGCGATCTAACAAAAGATAATTTAGCAGCAATGATTAATAACTATCATGAGACTAAGCATAGCCAAATTATGGTAGAGCCGGTACCGAAAGAATTAGTTTCTTCTTATGGTATTGTCGATTGTCATGGTCAAGAATTGTCTGCTGGGGATGTAAGACAAATGTATAGTGTCGTTGAAAAACCATCAGTGGAAGAAGCACCATCCAATCAATCAGTAGTTGGACGCTATGTTTTATCAGAAAAAATATGGCCTTTACTTGCGAAAACACCATTAGGTACGGGTGGTGAAATTCAGCTCACTGATGCGATTGCAATGTTACTTGAAGAAGATCCTGTAGATGCATATTGTATTAAAGGTCGAAGTCATGACTGTGGTAATAAATTGGGTTATGTACAAACCTTTGTACAATACGCAATGCGTCATAAAAGCTTAGGTAATGATGTTACTGCATGGTTAAAGACAATTTAA
- a CDS encoding cation:dicarboxylate symporter family transporter: MSDPIFQGTFFEKFLSITHYQTLIGIGLLLVCFLGVMKPLQDKKVNFSIRMLVGLILGAVLGLGIQSAAGFPDRSTLWMQETATWYGLFGRAFIAFIRMLVIPLIFVSIVKVIIDFSGKKNLPQIAFRGIFWLLFTTAIACIVGIVLANLFELGKISSTTIHQAQAKQYTNIIDTFVNLIPSNIIASMVKENIVGLVIFSALMGLAANRMEKKSPQPIILFKTFIEALYKIVMSIAMTIIKYMPYAVIALLARTIISNGIPAIVEVSGFVAAIYTATLIMLIVHVLIVMIHGISPFMYIKKAMGTWLLAFTSRSSVGTLPMTISTLTVRMGVNTGTANLVSSLGSTMGMNGCAGFFPALLAVMVAHMVGIDTNFQFYIMLVIVVVIGSIGIAGIPGTATVAATVVLSGMGMAEYFPLIGMVLAVDPIIDMARTLVNVSGSMTAAVATDREVGLMDMNTFYNPNITLENEQSDV, encoded by the coding sequence ATGTCAGATCCCATTTTTCAAGGAACTTTTTTTGAAAAGTTCCTATCAATTACACACTATCAAACTTTAATTGGTATTGGACTACTACTAGTTTGTTTTCTAGGGGTGATGAAACCACTACAGGACAAAAAAGTTAATTTTTCTATTCGAATGTTAGTTGGATTAATACTGGGTGCCGTGCTAGGTTTAGGTATACAAAGTGCAGCAGGATTCCCAGATAGATCAACTCTTTGGATGCAAGAGACGGCCACATGGTATGGTCTTTTTGGGCGTGCTTTTATTGCCTTTATTCGTATGTTAGTCATTCCCTTGATATTTGTCTCAATTGTAAAAGTTATTATCGATTTTTCGGGTAAAAAAAATCTCCCACAAATCGCATTTAGAGGGATATTCTGGTTACTATTTACCACTGCGATTGCTTGTATAGTCGGTATTGTTTTGGCTAATTTGTTTGAATTAGGAAAGATCAGCTCTACAACTATTCACCAAGCTCAAGCTAAACAGTACACTAATATTATTGATACATTTGTAAACCTTATTCCAAGTAATATCATTGCATCAATGGTTAAAGAAAATATTGTTGGATTAGTTATCTTTTCTGCTCTTATGGGACTTGCTGCCAATCGAATGGAAAAGAAAAGTCCTCAACCTATTATCCTTTTTAAAACTTTTATTGAAGCACTTTATAAAATTGTGATGTCAATTGCGATGACTATCATTAAATATATGCCATATGCAGTGATCGCTCTTCTTGCCAGAACTATTATTTCCAATGGTATACCTGCAATTGTTGAAGTATCAGGTTTTGTTGCTGCTATCTACACGGCCACTTTAATCATGTTAATTGTACATGTTTTAATTGTTATGATTCACGGCATATCACCATTTATGTATATTAAAAAAGCGATGGGAACGTGGTTATTAGCCTTTACCAGCCGCTCGTCAGTCGGTACATTACCTATGACTATCTCAACTTTAACAGTACGTATGGGAGTAAATACCGGTACAGCAAATTTAGTCTCATCACTTGGTAGCACTATGGGTATGAATGGCTGTGCTGGTTTCTTTCCAGCGTTGCTTGCCGTTATGGTTGCGCATATGGTAGGTATAGATACTAATTTTCAATTTTATATTATGCTAGTAATTGTAGTTGTGATTGGATCTATTGGCATTGCTGGGATACCTGGTACAGCAACAGTTGCTGCAACAGTAGTTTTATCTGGTATGGGCATGGCTGAATACTTCCCATTAATTGGTATGGTTTTGGCTGTCGATCCAATCATTGATATGGCACGAACCCTAGTCAACGTATCTGGGTCAATGACTGCCGCTGTCGCTACCGATCGCGAAGTGGGACTTATGGATATGAATACGTTCTATAATCCAAATATTACTCTTGAAAATGAACAGTCGGATGTTTAA